A region of Alteromonadaceae bacterium 2753L.S.0a.02 DNA encodes the following proteins:
- a CDS encoding SSU ribosomal protein S1P, with translation MSESFAELFEESLQTIDMVPGTIVTGVVIDIDQDWVTVHAGLKSEGVIPAAQFLNDKGELELNVGDEVQVALETVEDGFGETRLSREKAKRAESWKVLEAAHEEEEVITGVINGKVKGGFTVDVAGIRAFLPGSLVDVRPVRETTHLEGKELEFKVIKLDQKRNNVVVSRRAVMEQTNTEEREELLATLQEGQAVKGIVKNLTDYGAFVDLGGVDGLLHITDMAWKRIKHPSEIVAVGDEIDVKVLKFDRERNRVSLGLKQLGEDPWAAITQRYPEGAKVKATITNLTDYGCFAEIEEGVEGLVHVSEMDWTNKNIHPSKVVNLGDEVEVMILDIDEERRRISLGIKQCQENPWDAFSNQYAKGDKITGKIKSITDFGIFIGLEGGIDGLVHLSDISWNEAGEEAVRKYKKGDELETVVLAIDPERERISLGIKQLDEDPFSVYVTNNDKGSIVTGTVKSVDAKEAVIVLADDVEATLKASEISRDKVEDARNALKEGDEVEAKITNVDRKNRAIILSIKAKDSDEEKQAIKDHSAKSAEQAAPATLGDLIKAEMESKDK, from the coding sequence ATGAGCGAAAGCTTTGCAGAACTCTTTGAAGAGAGTTTACAAACCATAGACATGGTGCCCGGCACCATCGTAACCGGTGTTGTTATCGACATCGATCAAGATTGGGTCACTGTTCACGCTGGCCTCAAATCAGAAGGCGTAATCCCCGCCGCACAATTTCTTAACGACAAAGGCGAACTCGAGCTCAACGTGGGCGACGAAGTTCAGGTAGCTCTGGAAACCGTAGAAGACGGTTTCGGCGAAACCCGCCTTTCTCGCGAAAAAGCCAAGCGCGCTGAATCCTGGAAAGTTCTGGAAGCGGCTCACGAAGAAGAAGAAGTCATTACCGGTGTTATCAACGGCAAGGTTAAAGGTGGTTTCACCGTCGACGTTGCAGGTATCCGTGCCTTCTTGCCTGGTTCTTTGGTAGACGTTCGCCCCGTGCGCGAAACTACCCACCTCGAAGGCAAAGAGCTGGAATTCAAAGTTATCAAGCTCGACCAGAAGCGCAACAACGTGGTTGTTTCCCGCCGTGCGGTTATGGAACAAACCAATACCGAAGAGCGTGAAGAGCTGCTGGCAACCCTGCAAGAAGGTCAAGCGGTTAAAGGTATCGTTAAGAACCTTACCGATTACGGTGCCTTCGTTGACCTGGGCGGCGTAGATGGCCTGCTGCACATCACCGATATGGCCTGGAAGCGCATCAAGCACCCGAGCGAAATTGTTGCCGTTGGCGATGAAATCGACGTTAAAGTCCTCAAGTTCGACCGCGAGCGCAACCGTGTTTCCCTCGGCCTCAAGCAACTGGGCGAAGATCCCTGGGCGGCTATCACCCAGCGTTACCCCGAAGGCGCCAAGGTTAAAGCCACCATCACCAACCTTACCGATTACGGCTGCTTCGCTGAAATCGAAGAAGGCGTTGAAGGTCTGGTACACGTTTCCGAAATGGATTGGACCAACAAAAACATCCACCCCAGCAAGGTTGTAAACCTCGGCGACGAAGTGGAAGTGATGATTCTGGATATCGACGAAGAACGTCGTCGTATTTCCCTGGGTATCAAGCAGTGTCAAGAAAACCCCTGGGATGCCTTCAGTAATCAATACGCCAAAGGCGACAAGATCACCGGCAAAATCAAGTCGATCACCGACTTCGGTATCTTCATCGGCCTCGAAGGCGGCATCGACGGTCTGGTTCACCTGTCCGACATTTCCTGGAACGAAGCCGGTGAAGAAGCCGTGCGCAAGTACAAGAAAGGCGACGAACTGGAAACCGTGGTACTGGCCATCGACCCGGAACGCGAGCGTATTTCCTTGGGTATCAAGCAGTTAGACGAAGATCCGTTCTCCGTTTACGTCACCAATAACGATAAAGGTTCCATCGTTACCGGTACTGTTAAATCTGTAGATGCGAAAGAAGCCGTGATCGTATTGGCCGACGACGTTGAAGCAACCCTGAAAGCCTCAGAAATCAGCCGCGACAAGGTAGAAGATGCCCGCAACGCGCTGAAAGAAGGCGACGAAGTGGAAGCCAAAATCACCAACGTCGACCGCAAAAACCGCGCGATTATCCTCAGCATCAAAGCCAAGGATAGCGACGAAGAAAAACAAGCCATCAAAGACCACAGCGCCAAATCCGCAGAACAAGCGGCACCGGCCACTCTGGGTGATTTGATTAAGGCGGAAATGGAAAGCAAAGATAAGTAA
- a CDS encoding cytidylate kinase, with product MNAPVITVDGPSGSGKGTICRLLAEKTGFNLLDSGAIYRLAALACLQRKLDCDNEPLVAEVAGNLDIRFDINANTVEALLDDKIVTRDIRREQVGMAASKIAAYPSVRAALLECQQAFRKLPGLVADGRDMGTVVFPNAPLKIFLTATAQERASRRIKQLQEAGETAIDEQKILADIIARDDRDMNRATAPLAPAPDAIELDSTSLSINEVFETILKQAQQRQLC from the coding sequence ATGAATGCACCCGTGATTACTGTAGACGGCCCCAGCGGCTCGGGCAAAGGCACCATCTGCCGTCTGCTTGCTGAAAAAACCGGATTCAACTTATTGGATAGCGGCGCTATATACCGCTTGGCCGCACTGGCGTGTTTGCAAAGAAAGCTTGATTGCGATAATGAGCCGCTGGTGGCGGAGGTGGCCGGTAACCTGGACATCCGCTTCGACATAAACGCTAACACAGTCGAGGCGCTGCTCGATGATAAAATCGTAACGCGCGACATTCGTCGCGAGCAAGTTGGAATGGCGGCATCAAAAATTGCAGCCTACCCCAGCGTTCGTGCGGCTCTGTTGGAATGCCAGCAGGCATTTCGGAAATTACCGGGTTTAGTGGCCGATGGTCGCGATATGGGTACTGTGGTTTTTCCCAACGCGCCGCTGAAAATATTTTTAACAGCCACGGCGCAAGAGCGCGCCAGCCGACGCATTAAGCAATTACAGGAAGCCGGCGAAACAGCTATCGACGAGCAAAAAATTCTTGCTGATATTATTGCGCGGGATGATCGTGATATGAATCGCGCGACGGCACCACTGGCGCCAGCACCAGACGCCATAGAACTCGACAGTACCAGTCTGTCGATTAACGAAGTATTTGAAACGATTTTAAAGCAGGCACAACAGCGCCAGCTTTGCTAG
- a CDS encoding integration host factor subunit beta, translating to MTKSELIERIAERQDQLSAKDIELAVKLILEYMSQCLANGDRIEIRGFGSFSLHYRAPRTGRNPKTGESVELAGKYVPHFKPGKEMRDRVNESLQEQ from the coding sequence ATGACAAAGTCAGAGCTAATAGAAAGAATCGCAGAAAGGCAAGACCAACTCTCCGCTAAGGATATCGAGCTGGCTGTAAAACTGATTCTGGAATACATGTCGCAATGCCTCGCAAATGGCGACCGCATAGAAATTCGCGGCTTCGGCAGTTTCTCCCTCCACTATCGCGCGCCTCGCACCGGCCGCAACCCCAAAACCGGCGAATCCGTAGAGCTCGCCGGCAAATACGTTCCCCACTTCAAACCCGGCAAAGAAATGCGCGACCGGGTTAATGAATCGTTGCAGGAGCAATAA
- a CDS encoding BrnA antitoxin of type II toxin-antitoxin system: MKAEYDLSKMKSRRNPYAAKLKKPVTIRLGEDVIGYFKEMAEENGVPYQSLINLYLRDCVAQHRKIDISWRTKS; encoded by the coding sequence ATGAAAGCTGAATACGATCTCTCTAAAATGAAATCACGCAGAAACCCCTACGCGGCCAAGCTGAAAAAGCCCGTGACTATTCGTCTAGGTGAAGATGTAATTGGCTATTTCAAAGAAATGGCAGAAGAAAACGGCGTGCCCTACCAAAGCTTGATCAATCTGTACCTACGTGATTGTGTTGCTCAACATAGAAAAATAGATATTTCCTGGAGAACGAAGTCCTAA
- a CDS encoding 3-phosphoshikimate 1-carboxyvinyltransferase: MAELNKVVIIGLGLIGGSLAAALQKRNACKEIIGVARRQDTCDSALNMGIVHRAVTSVAAIANELVPGDIIFVAVPTLTVKRIFSELKDCLAPGVIITDGASVKGSVQRDALEVFGEYPASLVLGHPIAGSEKSGVEAANPDLYIDHRVILTPLPENDTAAVNRVAEMWLSVGAEVLQMPVQEHDLVLGATSHLPHVIAFSLVDTLAHDSQNENIFRYAAGGFRDFTRIASSDAIMWRDIMLANQTSVLEAIDLFSNNLSRLRDMIANQDAVAMTGVFTRAKSARDRFTNMLEHKAYLRNMQNSEQKNVIYKVTPGGIVTGNIRVPGDKSISHRSIMLGSLAEGVTHIEGFLEGEDALATLQAFRDMGVVIEGPDSGAVTVYGVGLHGLQKPSGSLYVGNSGTSMRLLSGILAGQQFDSELTGDVSLSKRPMNRVANPLREMGAQVSTGEDGKPPVKLHGTAPLKGIDYQMPMASAQVKSCVLLAGLYAEGETRVTEPAPTRDHTERMLRGFGYDVKREGSTISLASGGKLSAADIDIPADISSATFFMVAAAIAPGSDITLTHVGINPTRIGVVNILKLMGSNISLENEREVGGEPVADIRVQYAALKGISIPEDQVPLAIDEFPALLVAAACAEGETILTGAEELRVKETDRIQAMADGLQALGIECHPTPDGIRVVGGQLTGGYVESHHDHRIAMSFTVAALRASGEITVNNCANVATSFPNFVSLAKSVGISLEVNYS, encoded by the coding sequence ATGGCAGAGCTAAATAAAGTCGTTATTATCGGTTTGGGTTTGATCGGTGGCAGCCTTGCTGCAGCACTGCAAAAGCGTAATGCCTGTAAAGAAATTATCGGCGTGGCGCGGCGTCAGGATACTTGCGACAGCGCTTTGAATATGGGCATTGTGCATCGCGCAGTCACGAGCGTTGCCGCAATCGCCAACGAGTTAGTGCCCGGTGATATTATTTTTGTGGCCGTGCCCACACTAACGGTAAAGCGTATTTTCAGCGAATTAAAAGACTGCCTAGCCCCTGGGGTGATCATTACCGATGGCGCCAGCGTAAAAGGCAGTGTACAGCGGGATGCGCTGGAGGTGTTTGGTGAGTATCCCGCGAGTTTGGTGCTGGGGCATCCAATTGCCGGCTCCGAAAAAAGTGGCGTCGAAGCAGCAAACCCCGATCTCTACATCGACCATCGCGTGATATTAACGCCACTTCCTGAAAATGATACTGCCGCAGTAAATCGCGTCGCCGAAATGTGGCTGTCTGTAGGTGCAGAAGTGCTACAAATGCCTGTTCAAGAGCACGATTTGGTATTGGGGGCGACCAGTCATCTACCTCATGTGATCGCCTTTTCGCTGGTCGATACCCTTGCCCACGATAGTCAAAATGAAAACATCTTTCGTTATGCTGCTGGCGGCTTCAGAGATTTCACGCGCATCGCTTCCAGCGACGCGATTATGTGGCGCGACATTATGCTGGCTAATCAAACCAGCGTCTTGGAGGCCATTGATTTGTTTAGCAACAATCTTTCGCGATTGCGCGATATGATCGCCAATCAGGATGCGGTTGCTATGACCGGTGTTTTCACACGAGCTAAATCGGCTCGAGATCGTTTTACCAACATGCTTGAACACAAAGCTTACTTAAGAAATATGCAAAATTCAGAACAAAAAAATGTCATTTATAAAGTGACTCCCGGCGGAATTGTAACGGGTAATATTCGTGTCCCGGGTGATAAATCCATTTCGCATCGCTCCATTATGCTGGGATCGCTCGCAGAAGGGGTTACACATATCGAAGGTTTTCTTGAAGGTGAAGACGCACTCGCCACCCTTCAGGCATTTCGTGATATGGGTGTGGTTATTGAAGGCCCTGATAGCGGAGCGGTAACTGTTTATGGCGTTGGCCTACATGGTTTGCAAAAGCCTTCCGGCTCGTTATATGTCGGTAATTCCGGCACTTCTATGCGTTTGCTCTCAGGCATTCTGGCGGGGCAGCAATTTGATAGCGAGCTTACCGGAGATGTGTCTTTAAGTAAGCGGCCCATGAATCGCGTTGCTAATCCGTTACGTGAAATGGGTGCGCAAGTGAGTACCGGCGAAGATGGCAAACCGCCGGTGAAACTGCACGGCACTGCGCCACTAAAAGGGATTGACTATCAAATGCCGATGGCCAGTGCCCAGGTAAAATCCTGTGTGCTATTAGCTGGTTTATATGCCGAGGGAGAAACTCGCGTAACAGAGCCGGCGCCAACGCGTGATCACACCGAGCGCATGCTGCGTGGATTTGGTTACGATGTTAAGCGTGAGGGGAGCACCATTTCTCTTGCATCAGGCGGCAAACTTAGCGCCGCTGATATCGATATTCCCGCAGATATATCATCAGCGACATTTTTCATGGTGGCCGCAGCCATTGCTCCTGGCTCTGATATTACCCTGACCCATGTGGGAATTAACCCAACGCGTATTGGGGTTGTTAATATTTTAAAATTGATGGGGTCCAATATCAGCCTCGAAAACGAGCGTGAAGTGGGTGGTGAGCCAGTCGCGGATATCCGGGTGCAATACGCAGCACTTAAAGGTATCAGCATTCCTGAGGATCAAGTACCACTGGCGATCGACGAATTCCCGGCACTGCTAGTGGCTGCTGCCTGCGCCGAGGGTGAAACCATTCTCACGGGCGCCGAAGAATTGCGCGTGAAAGAAACCGACCGTATTCAGGCAATGGCCGATGGTTTGCAAGCACTGGGTATTGAGTGTCACCCCACACCTGATGGCATCCGAGTGGTTGGCGGTCAGTTAACTGGCGGCTATGTGGAAAGCCACCACGACCACCGTATCGCCATGTCTTTCACCGTTGCCGCACTGCGTGCGAGCGGGGAAATTACGGTCAACAACTGCGCTAATGTTGCCACCTCGTTTCCGAATTTCGTGAGTCTTGCAAAGTCTGTGGGTATAAGCTTAGAAGTAAATTATTCTTAA
- a CDS encoding sulfate adenylyltransferase subunit 1 has protein sequence MSHQSELIETDIDAYLAQHERKELLRFLTCGSVDDGKSTLIGRLLHDSKMIYEDQLAAVASDSSKHGTTGEKLDLALLVDGLQAEREQGITIDVAYRYFSTAKRKFIIADTPGHEQYTRNMATGASTCDLAVILIDARYGVQTQTRRHSYIASLLGIKHVVVAINKMDLVEFSEERFEEIKKAYLELSKSLNETELYFVPMSALDGDNVVNISERSPWYKGQSLMQILETVEIASDKNFDDFRFPVQFVNRPNLNFRGFCGTVASGVVKVGDEIKVLPSGKTSKIKSIVTYERELEEAFNGQAVTLTLQDEIDISRGDMIVHAASEQTFSNRMRGHLVWMSETEMKPGKQYLFKFASKVTPGVVSDIEYRVDVNTFEKSEVENMQLNDIAVVDVQLEQQVVIDPYQQNRATGAFIIIDRLSNITVGAGMIIEPLTAAAVTTGEYSEFELELNALIRKHFPHWEVKEL, from the coding sequence ATGTCCCACCAATCAGAATTAATTGAAACCGATATCGATGCCTACCTGGCACAACACGAGCGTAAAGAATTATTGCGCTTTTTAACCTGTGGTAGTGTCGACGACGGTAAATCGACTTTAATCGGACGCTTGCTGCACGATTCCAAAATGATTTATGAAGATCAATTGGCAGCGGTTGCTTCAGATTCCAGCAAGCATGGCACTACCGGCGAGAAGCTGGATTTAGCCTTATTGGTGGATGGTCTTCAAGCTGAGCGGGAGCAGGGCATTACCATTGATGTTGCCTACCGTTATTTCTCCACCGCCAAGCGTAAATTTATTATTGCCGATACCCCTGGGCATGAACAATACACCCGAAATATGGCCACCGGCGCATCTACCTGTGACCTCGCGGTAATTCTTATTGATGCGCGTTATGGTGTACAAACCCAAACGCGTCGCCACTCCTATATCGCGTCGCTTTTGGGTATTAAGCATGTGGTAGTTGCGATCAATAAAATGGATTTGGTGGAGTTCAGCGAAGAGCGTTTCGAAGAAATTAAAAAAGCCTATTTGGAGCTTTCCAAATCGTTAAACGAAACCGAATTGTATTTTGTACCTATGTCGGCATTGGACGGCGATAATGTTGTAAATATAAGCGAGCGTTCGCCTTGGTACAAAGGGCAATCATTAATGCAAATATTGGAAACTGTGGAAATTGCTTCTGATAAAAACTTTGATGATTTTCGTTTTCCTGTGCAATTTGTAAATCGCCCCAATTTAAATTTCCGGGGATTTTGCGGCACCGTCGCATCCGGTGTGGTTAAAGTGGGCGATGAAATAAAAGTATTGCCTTCAGGCAAAACCAGCAAAATAAAATCCATTGTTACCTATGAGCGTGAACTGGAAGAAGCCTTCAATGGTCAGGCCGTGACGCTCACACTGCAAGATGAAATTGACATCAGCCGTGGCGATATGATTGTCCACGCGGCCAGCGAACAAACATTCTCAAATCGCATGCGCGGTCATTTGGTTTGGATGTCTGAAACTGAAATGAAACCCGGCAAACAATATTTGTTTAAATTTGCCAGTAAGGTGACCCCGGGTGTGGTGTCGGATATTGAGTATCGTGTCGATGTAAACACCTTCGAAAAATCCGAAGTTGAAAACATGCAGCTCAATGATATCGCTGTTGTGGATGTGCAGTTGGAACAACAAGTGGTGATCGACCCCTACCAACAAAACCGCGCCACAGGCGCGTTTATCATCATTGACCGTCTCAGCAACATTACCGTAGGCGCCGGCATGATTATCGAACCCCTAACTGCGGCTGCGGTAACTACCGGCGAGTATTCCGAATTCGAACTGGAACTTAACGCGTTGATTCGTAAGCACTTTCCGCATTGGGAGGTCAAGGAGCTTTGA
- a CDS encoding orotidine-5'-phosphate decarboxylase, giving the protein MPVTGPRLLVAMDFNNKEDCLNLAKQLNPEDCRLKIGKELFTAAGPAVVEAVQSLGFEVFLDLKFHDIPNTVAGAVKSAANLGVWMVNVHASGGRRMMEAAAEALVLFSHKPLLIAVTVLTSMDQSDLAELGIQEPPEAVVQRFAALAKAAGMQGVVCSAVEAAQMKTLHGSEFVTVTPGIRPANAEVGDQRRVVTPELAIANGSDFIVVGRPIIQAEDPAAACAAIAASIR; this is encoded by the coding sequence ATGCCCGTTACCGGCCCGCGTCTTTTGGTCGCCATGGATTTTAATAATAAGGAAGACTGCTTAAACCTTGCAAAACAACTCAACCCCGAAGATTGCCGCCTTAAAATTGGCAAAGAGTTATTTACCGCTGCAGGTCCAGCTGTGGTTGAAGCAGTACAAAGTTTGGGATTTGAGGTTTTTCTGGATCTCAAATTTCACGATATACCCAATACGGTTGCCGGTGCCGTAAAATCCGCCGCAAACTTAGGCGTGTGGATGGTGAACGTGCATGCCAGTGGCGGTAGGCGCATGATGGAAGCCGCTGCAGAGGCCCTGGTGCTTTTTAGTCATAAACCGCTTTTGATCGCGGTCACTGTGTTAACCAGCATGGATCAAAGCGATCTTGCCGAATTAGGCATTCAAGAACCTCCGGAAGCCGTTGTGCAGCGCTTTGCGGCACTTGCCAAAGCAGCCGGTATGCAGGGTGTTGTGTGTTCTGCTGTTGAAGCCGCCCAAATGAAAACCTTGCACGGCAGTGAATTTGTTACTGTAACGCCCGGTATTCGACCGGCGAATGCCGAGGTGGGCGATCAACGTCGCGTGGTCACGCCCGAACTGGCTATTGCCAATGGTAGCGACTTTATTGTGGTCGGTCGCCCAATCATCCAGGCAGAAGACCCTGCGGCGGCCTGTGCAGCCATAGCCGCCAGCATCAGGTAA
- a CDS encoding putative membrane protein gives MIKRLYRWIRGLFLFVWLLGVLIIGVWIAWANQDYISVNLFAIELPRFPVGGYLSITFASGVLLGWFGTWILARIKLYSRKRELSKVKKEVNKLRTAQLDS, from the coding sequence ATGATTAAGCGGCTATATCGTTGGATTCGGGGTCTGTTTTTGTTTGTCTGGCTGCTCGGCGTACTGATTATCGGTGTCTGGATTGCCTGGGCCAATCAAGACTATATATCGGTTAACTTGTTCGCCATTGAATTACCGCGTTTTCCTGTGGGCGGGTATTTGTCGATTACATTTGCGTCTGGTGTTTTACTGGGGTGGTTTGGCACTTGGATATTAGCTCGTATAAAACTCTATTCCCGTAAACGGGAACTCAGTAAGGTTAAAAAAGAAGTTAACAAACTACGCACCGCACAACTCGATTCGTAA
- a CDS encoding competence protein ComEA: MKNGFIFQSLRSIFARDLYTCMLAIAIAGLLVLSPLSYAGSKEKTAEQAKPAMVASKVNINKASADTIAEVLSGIGKKKAEAIVAYRKVHGDFKSVEDLLAVKGVGEATLEKNKGKIVL, from the coding sequence ATGAAAAATGGATTTATCTTTCAATCATTACGTTCAATTTTTGCTCGCGATTTATACACTTGCATGCTCGCCATTGCCATTGCGGGCTTGTTGGTTTTGTCGCCATTGAGTTATGCGGGGTCAAAGGAGAAGACCGCAGAACAAGCAAAGCCTGCCATGGTTGCCAGCAAAGTGAACATCAACAAAGCGAGCGCCGATACCATCGCCGAAGTGCTCAGCGGCATTGGAAAGAAAAAAGCTGAGGCAATTGTGGCTTACCGCAAAGTGCACGGTGATTTCAAATCGGTAGAAGACTTGCTGGCGGTAAAAGGCGTGGGTGAAGCAACTCTTGAAAAAAATAAAGGCAAGATTGTGCTATAA
- a CDS encoding sulfate adenylyltransferase subunit 2 — protein MSNQYHMTHLKQLEAESIHIIREVAAEFDNPVMLYSIGKDSAVMMHLAMKAFAPGKPPFPLMHVDTTWKFKEMIQFREQRIKELGWDLIVHINQEGVEMGVGPFTHGSAKHTDIMKTQALKQGLDKYGFDAAFGGARRDEEKSRAKERVYSFRDKNHRWDPKNQRPELWNLYNGKVDKGESIRVFPLSNWTELDIWQYIHLESIPIVPLYFAAKRPVVEKDGVLIMVDDERMPIEEGDVIEQKMVRFRTLGCYPLTGAVESTATTLPEIIQEMLLTKTSERQGRVIDHDSAGSMEKKKQEGYF, from the coding sequence ATGTCTAACCAGTACCATATGACGCACCTCAAGCAGTTGGAGGCGGAAAGCATCCACATTATTCGTGAAGTGGCTGCCGAATTTGATAACCCGGTGATGCTCTATTCCATCGGCAAAGATTCCGCAGTCATGATGCATCTCGCGATGAAAGCCTTCGCCCCCGGCAAACCGCCGTTTCCCCTGATGCATGTCGACACCACCTGGAAATTCAAAGAAATGATTCAGTTCCGCGAACAGCGTATCAAAGAGCTGGGTTGGGATTTAATCGTACACATTAATCAGGAAGGTGTCGAAATGGGTGTCGGCCCGTTCACCCACGGCAGCGCCAAACACACCGATATTATGAAAACCCAGGCGCTAAAACAGGGGCTGGATAAATACGGTTTCGATGCCGCTTTCGGTGGAGCAAGACGCGACGAAGAAAAATCCCGAGCTAAAGAACGCGTATATTCCTTTCGCGATAAAAATCACCGCTGGGACCCTAAAAACCAGCGACCCGAATTGTGGAACCTCTACAACGGCAAAGTGGATAAGGGCGAGAGTATCCGCGTTTTTCCACTTTCCAACTGGACCGAGCTCGATATTTGGCAATACATCCACCTGGAAAGTATTCCCATTGTTCCCCTGTATTTTGCCGCAAAACGTCCCGTGGTTGAAAAAGACGGTGTACTCATCATGGTCGACGATGAACGTATGCCCATCGAAGAGGGTGACGTGATCGAGCAAAAAATGGTGCGCTTCCGCACCCTTGGCTGCTACCCGCTGACCGGCGCCGTAGAATCCACCGCGACCACGCTGCCTGAAATTATTCAGGAAATGCTGCTGACCAAAACCTCCGAACGCCAAGGCCGTGTTATCGACCACGATTCTGCGGGTTCGATGGAGAAGAAAAAGCAGGAGGGGTATTTTTAA
- a CDS encoding lipopolysaccharide biosynthesis regulator YciM, protein MVVNQMPDVAVFVLLFIALALGYVLGRVQPFSKKSPLKIEGRLPRKNYYHGLNQLLNDQPDAAIDTFISALEVNSETLETHLALGSLLRRRGETTRAIRVHQNLLARPSLSRAQLHLAQLELGVDFLKAGLLDRAESLFKELADTKNIDKKTREQALGHLIEVYQDTSDWLDAIDVADRLTTRKFGNTPDKWRASQAQFSCELAEEALAKSDLLEARRLLRNAQRYDKHCARAVLLQARIELNDQTPAVALALLRKIPYQSPQHTSEALPLIRECFVQLKSAKGAESLLREIYTAQPSLTTLNYLAEAVEQEQGCDAVVELLLQELPAFPQMEAAADLLKLVASDTENLHYNTIKSVLEKLIKTHARYICTHCGFEAWKNHWLCPRCKSWGTIALQ, encoded by the coding sequence ATGGTTGTAAACCAAATGCCTGATGTGGCGGTTTTTGTTCTACTGTTTATTGCGCTGGCGTTGGGTTACGTGCTGGGGCGTGTGCAGCCTTTTAGTAAAAAATCGCCATTAAAAATTGAGGGCCGTTTACCGCGTAAAAATTATTATCACGGCTTGAATCAACTGCTTAACGATCAGCCCGACGCAGCGATAGACACATTCATTAGCGCCCTGGAAGTCAACAGCGAAACGCTCGAAACTCACCTGGCTTTAGGCAGCCTGCTGAGGCGGCGTGGAGAAACCACACGCGCGATTCGTGTTCACCAGAATTTACTGGCGCGCCCCAGTTTGAGTCGAGCGCAATTGCATTTGGCCCAATTGGAATTGGGCGTGGATTTTTTAAAGGCGGGCTTGCTCGATCGTGCCGAAAGTTTATTTAAAGAACTGGCCGATACCAAAAATATCGATAAAAAAACCCGCGAGCAAGCACTGGGTCATTTAATCGAAGTGTATCAAGACACCAGCGATTGGCTGGATGCCATCGATGTGGCCGACAGGCTCACCACCCGCAAATTTGGCAACACGCCAGATAAGTGGCGTGCCAGCCAGGCGCAATTCAGTTGCGAACTTGCCGAAGAGGCACTTGCCAAAAGCGATTTACTGGAGGCACGGCGTTTACTGCGCAATGCGCAACGCTATGATAAACATTGTGCCCGCGCTGTTTTACTCCAGGCCAGAATTGAACTGAACGACCAAACCCCTGCCGTCGCTTTGGCACTGCTCAGAAAAATACCCTACCAAAGCCCACAACACACCAGCGAAGCTCTGCCCCTAATTCGAGAATGCTTTGTACAACTTAAGAGCGCAAAAGGCGCGGAAAGCCTGCTCAGAGAAATTTACACCGCACAACCCAGCCTCACCACACTCAACTATCTTGCCGAGGCCGTGGAACAAGAGCAGGGTTGCGATGCCGTGGTGGAGCTACTGCTCCAGGAACTCCCAGCCTTCCCCCAAATGGAAGCCGCCGCAGACCTGCTGAAACTGGTCGCCAGTGATACCGAAAACCTCCACTACAACACAATCAAAAGCGTGCTGGAAAAACTCATCAAAACACACGCTAGATATATATGTACCCATTGCGGATTCGAGGCCTGGAAGAATCATTGGTTGTGTCCGAGGTGTAAAAGCTGGGGGACTATTGCTTTGCAATAG
- a CDS encoding putative ABC-type ATPase has product MTKYCFIIAGPNGAGKTTFALRLLRNEVKTENFVNADLIALGLSPLRPENAAIEAGKLMLRKIDSLARKRENFAFETTLSGTTYLRKIPKWQSAGYKVFLYYFWLPSADAAVERVRLRVSEGGHDIPENVVRRRFDRSISNLAKFEKVVDQVLIFDTSAGDVRILEELPSEP; this is encoded by the coding sequence ATGACCAAATACTGCTTCATAATCGCAGGCCCAAACGGTGCAGGTAAAACAACCTTTGCGCTCAGATTGCTGAGAAACGAAGTCAAAACAGAAAATTTCGTGAACGCCGATCTAATCGCACTAGGCCTATCGCCACTCAGGCCAGAAAACGCAGCGATCGAGGCGGGGAAACTTATGCTTCGCAAGATCGACAGTTTGGCCAGAAAGCGCGAAAATTTCGCGTTTGAAACAACACTGAGCGGAACGACTTATCTCCGAAAGATACCGAAGTGGCAAAGTGCGGGCTACAAGGTATTTTTATACTATTTCTGGCTGCCATCAGCGGATGCAGCGGTAGAACGAGTCCGATTACGAGTCTCAGAAGGCGGTCACGATATCCCAGAAAACGTCGTTCGTCGCCGTTTTGACAGAAGCATTAGCAATCTAGCCAAGTTCGAGAAAGTTGTGGATCAGGTTTTAATTTTCGATACGAGCGCTGGCGACGTGCGAATTTTGGAGGAACTACCCAGTGAACCATAG